A DNA window from Camelina sativa cultivar DH55 chromosome 17, Cs, whole genome shotgun sequence contains the following coding sequences:
- the LOC104757441 gene encoding probable receptor-like protein kinase At1g30570, which yields MSKLRKKVLELVICVLIVFTCVVAYGEAQSKSFLVNCGSNTTTEVDGRTWVGDLSPNKSLTLQGFDATTTTAASTSKPSSELYKTALVFESVLNYTFEGITHGNYFVRLHFSPFAIENHNVNESSFSVYADGLRLMRDINIPGEIAHKNLILQSSSHNATATSLVKEFLLPIGQGKLVLSFLPQKGSFGFVNAIEIVPVDDKLFKETVTKVGGSEVELGLGGRGIETMYRLNVGGPKLGPSQDLKLYRTWETDSSYMVIENAGVDVKNSSNITYAFPNESPVAPLLVYETARTMTNTEVLEKRFNISWKFEVDPNFDYLVRLHFCELVVDKQNQRIFRIYINNQTAAGNFDIFAHAGGKNKGIYQDYFDPVSSKNDILWIQLGPDTSVGASGTDALLSGLEIFKLSKNGNLAHLIRFDSTGHSVDDSKMRIIWISVGAGVATIIFVMFLGILVVCFCKKRRNKANESKNNPPGWRPLFLHVNNSTANAKATGGSLRLNTLAASTMGRKFTLAEIRAATKNFDDGLAIGVGGFGKVYRGELEDGTLIAIKRATPHSQQGLAEFETEIVMLSRLRHRHLVSLIGFCDEHNEMILVYEYMANGTLRSHLFGSNLPPLSWKQRLEACIGSARGLHYLHTGSERGIIHRDVKTTNILLDENFVAKMSDFGLSKAGPSMDHTHVSTAVKGSFGYLDPEYFRRQQLTEKSDVYSFGVVLFEAVCARAVINPTLPKDQINLAEWALSWQKQRSLESIIDPNLRGIYSPESLEKYGEIAEKCLADEGKNRPMMGEVLWSLEYVLQLHEAWLRKQNGENSFSSSQALEETPESFTLPASSIQDSSETEKSQTGSTLHNLA from the coding sequence ATGTCGAAGCTAAGGAAAAAAGTTCTGGAACTTGTTATATGTGTGTTAATAGTCTTCACTTGTGTTGTTGCCTATGGAGAAGCTCAGTCCAAGAGTTTCCTTGTAAATTGTGGCTCAAATACTACAACCGAAGTAGATGGAAGAACATGGGTTGGTGATTTATCTCCCAACAAGAGTTTGACCTTGCAAGGATTTgatgctactactactactgctGCATCCACTTCGAAACCAAGTTCTGAGTTATATAAGACTGCTCTTGTGTTCGAGTCTGTGTTAAACTATACATTTGAAGGTATAACTCATGGGAATTACTTTGTCAGGCTCCATTTCAGCCCTTTCGCCATTGAGAACCACAATGTGAATGAGTCTTCCTTCAGCGTCTATGCAGATGGTCTGAGACTAATGCGTGACATCAACATCCCTGGAGAAATCGCGCATAAAAATCTAATCTTGCAAAGCTCTAGTCACAATGCTACTGCCACTTCCTTGGTTAAAGAGTTTCTTTTACCTATCGGACAGGGGAAACTGGTTTTAAGTTTCTTACCGCAGAAAGGGTCTTTCGGTTTTGTCAATGCTATTGAGATAGTTCCTGTTGATGATAAGCTTTTCAAGGAAACAGTTACTAAAGTGGGTGGAAGCGAAGTGGAGCTTGGCTTGGGAGGACGAGGGATAGAGACTATGTATAGGCTAAACGTTGGTGGTCCAAAGCTAGGTCCAAGCCAAGATCTTAAGCTATATAGAACATGGGAAACAGATTCAAGCTACATGGTGATTGAGAACGCTGGTGTAGATGTCAAGAACAGCTCAAATATCACTTATGCTTTTCCTAATGAATCGCCTGTGGCTCCTCTTCTTGTTTATGAAACTGCTAGGACGATGACGAACACTGAAGTCTTGGAGAAACGGTTCAACATATCTTGGAAATTTGAAGTGGATCCTAATTTCGACTACTTGGTGAGGCTTCATTTCTGCGAGCTGGTTGTTGATAAGCAGAACCAGAGGATATTTAGGATATACATAAACAACCAGACGGCTGCTGGTAACTTTGATATATTTGCTCATGCGGGAGGGAAGAACAAAGGTATTTATCAAGATTACTTTGATCCGGTCTCCTCTAAGAACGACATTCTCTGGATTCAACTCGGACCTGACACATCTGTTGGTGCTTCTGGCACTGATGCTCTTTTAAGTGGTCTTGAGATATTCAAGCTCAGCAAAAATGGGAATCTTGCTCATCTCATTAGGTTTGATTCGACTGGTCACTCGGTAGATGACTCAAAGATGAGGATTATTTGGATCAGTGTTGGTGCTGGTGTAGCAACTATCATCTTTGTCATGTTCTTGGGAATCTTGGTAGTATGTTTCTGCAAGAAAAGGCGAAACAAAGCAAATGAGTCCAAAAACAATCCTCCCGGGTGGCGTCCATTGTTCTTGCATGTTAATAACAGTACTGCAAACGCCAAAGCAACGGGAGGCTCGCTGAGACTGAACACACTTGCGGCATCTACAATGGGTAGGAAGTTTACACTAGCTGAGATTCGTGCAGCTACCAAGAACTTTGATGATGGTTTAGCTATTGGAGTTGGAGGGTTTGGTAAGGTCTACAGAGGAGAGCTTGAAGATGGAACTCTCATAGCTATAAAACGAGCCACCCCACATTCTCAGCAAGGACTTGCTGAATTTGAAACTGAAATCGTGATGCTTTCAAGACTTAGGCATAGGCATCTTGTGTCTTTGATCGGGTTCTGCGATGAGCACAATGAGATGATCTTGGTTTATGAATACATGGCAAATGGAACTCTGAGGAGTCATCTATTTGGAAGCAATCTTCCTCCGTTATCATGGAAGCAACGTCTTGAAGCTTGTATAGGCTCTGCGCGAGGATTGCATTACCTTCACACAGGTTCTGAGAGAGGAATCATCCACAGAGATgttaaaacaacaaacatacTACTAGACGAGAACTTTGTGGCAAAGATGTCTGATTTTGGGCTGTCGAAAGCTGGACCGTCCATGGACCATACTCATGTCAGTACAGCTGTGAAAGGAAGTTTCGGGTATCTTGATCCTGAGTACTTTAGAAGGCAACAGTTAACAGAGAAGTCAGATGTTTATTCTTTTGGTGTTGTGTTGTTCGAAGCTGTTTGTGCTAGAGCTGTTATAAACCCGACTTTGCCTAAAGACCAGATCAACCTTGCCGAATGGGCTTTAAGCTGGCAAAAACAGAGATCTCTCGAGTCCATCATCGACCCGAATCTGAGGGGAATCTATAGTCCTGAGTCGTTGGAGAAGTATGGGGAGATAGCAGAGAAGTGCTTAGCAGATGAAGGGAAGAACAGGCCAATGATGGGAGAAGTTTTGTGGAGCTTGGAGTATGTTTTGCAGCTTCATGAAGCTTGGCTGCGCAAACAGAATGGAGAAAACTCGTTTTCGAGCAGCCAAGCTTTAGAAGAAACGCCAGAGAGCTTTACTCTTCCTGCTTCTTCCATTCAAGATTCCTCAGAAACTGAAAAGAGCCAAACAGGATCAACTCTTCACAACTTAGCGTAG
- the LOC104757442 gene encoding obg-like ATPase 1 — MPPKAKAKEAGPVERPILGRFSSHLKIGIVGLPNVGKSTLFNTLTKLSIPAENFPFCTIEPNEARVNIPDERFDWLCQTLKPKSEVPAFLEIHDIAGLVRGAHEGQGLGNNFLSHIRAVDGIFHVLRAFEDADIIHVDDIVDPVRDLETITEELRLKDIEFVGKKIDDVEKSMKRSNDKQLKIELELLQKVKAWLEDGKDVRFGDWKTADIEILNTFQLLSAKPVVYLINMNERDYQRKKNKFLPKIHAWVQEHGGDTMIPFSGVFERTLADMPPDEAAKYCEENKLQSALPRIIKTGFSAINLIYFFTAGPDEVKCWQIRRQSKAPQAAGAIHTDFERGFICAEVMKFEDLKELGNEPAVKAAGKYRQEGKTYVVQDGDIIFFKFNVSGGGKK; from the exons ATGCCTCCGAAAGCCAAAGCTAAAGAAGCAGGTCCCGTAGAGAGGCCTATTCTTGGCCGTTTCTCTTCTCACCTCAAGATCGGAATT GTTGGATTGCCAAATGTTGGGAAATCTACTCTTTTCAACACGCTTACAAAGCTTTCAATTCCAGCTGAGAATTTCCCCTTTTGTACCATTGAGCCTAATGAGGCACGTGTGAATATCCCTGATGAGAGGTTCGATTGGCTTTGCCAAACGTTAAAGCCAAAGAGTGAG GTTCCAGCTTTCTTGGAAATTCATGACATTGCTGGGCTTGTTAGAGGAGCTCATGAAGGACAGGGACTTGGAAACAACTTCTTGTCCCATATTCGTGCTGTTGATGGAATCTTTCACGTTTTAC GTGCTTTTGAAGATGCTGATATTATCCATGTCGATGATATCGTTGATCCCGTTAGAGATTTGGAGACCATTACTGAAGAGTTGCGGCTAAAG GATATTGAATTCGTTGGAAAGAAGATTGATGATGTCGAGAAGAGCATGAAGAGGAGCAATGATAAGCAGCTAAAAATAGAACTTGAGCTCTTGCAAAAG GTAAAAGCTTGGCTGGAAGATGGAAAAGATGTCCGTTTTGGGGACTGGAAAACAGCTGATATCGAGATTTTGAACACTTTTCAATTGCTTTCTGCTAAGCCCGTTGTTTACTTG ATTAATATGAATGAGAGAGACTACCAGAGGAAGAAAAACAAGTTCTTGCCGAAGATTCATGCCTG GGTTCAAGAACACGGTGGTGATACTATGATTCCTTTCAGTGGTGTTTTTGAAAGGACTCTTGCTGATATGCCCCCAGATGAAGCAGCAAAGTATTGCGAGGAGAACAAACTGCAAAG TGCTCTTCCGAGGATCATCAAAACTGGATTTTCAGCCATTAACCTCATATATTTCTTTACAGCAGGGCCTGATGAG GTGAAGTGCTGGCAAATCCGACGGCAGTCAAAGGCTCCACAAGCTGCAGGGGCCATTCATACTGATTTTGAGAGAGGATTTATTTGTGCTGAG GTCATGAAATTCGAGGATCTCAAGGAACTCGGCAATGAACCTGCTGTCAAG GCTGCAGGAAAGTACAGACAGGAGGGGAAAACATATGTTGTTCAGGACGGCGATATCATTTTCTTCAAGTTCAATGTTTCTGGTGGTGGGAAGAAATGA
- the LOC104757443 gene encoding RNA polymerase I-specific transcription initiation factor rrn3-like encodes MGAQAVLSVPFCSNPVENTEYSDTQLVHAVRKALASVQNGDTDHYTQLIGMMYPKYSDFDAVVQLETLLKVLSGSVACIDVVHHRDLLSTIFTMSLWNHRPNVMDALVDLIISLAVTSGKYLDLCLNMLVSNFIPPPSVTDEKKEEVHLRVHEALHKISYLIPLAPSKLAPILAQRMPKIHIKDSFIVTLTYVDNLLKLENSPLGKVVGSMIFMVVMERLRDLDLEIGSDDILQDDSNRGMFDMELEYAVESTMNEGDEFQLGALYQYTSHGNVVSDLLDKLMVRSFKHLKFCQNSGRLDEVFEILFESFENYILNTCKTKFSQFLMFYACSLDPENCGVKFASKLLEIYLSSNTTRLNRMSAVSYLASYLSRGKFLPPSFVASMLKRLVDECAEYCRTCNDGMKPKAHQVFYSGCQAILYVLCFRMRSILDIPRFQSLLTPLESILCHKLNPLMVCLPSVVSEFLKQAKTGGLFVVSEAFNFDDLQESELSRAFGGFERLDPCLLKKSSSLISPHFNLWSEVKTTYYDDDEVVVNEDAETETAETEEDCDDVDDVEHDKEEMSITPKYSFMRETERLLKMPSRIRPSTSPPESFLI; translated from the exons ATGGGAGCACAAGCAGTTCTGAGTGTTCCTTTCTGCTCAAATCCTGTGGAAAACACTGAATATAGTGACACACAGTTGGTGCATGCCGTTAGAAAAGCGCTTGCATCTGTCCAAAAT GGGGATACCGACCATTATACTCAGCTTATTGGAATGATGTACCCTAAATATTCTGATTTCGATGCAGTGGTGCAGCTTGAG ACACTCTTGAAAGTTCTATCAGGATCTGTTGCTTGCATAGATGTAGTTCATCATAGAGATCTTCTTTCTACT ATTTTTACAATGAGCTTGTGGAATCATAGACCTAACGTTATGGATGCATTGGTGGACCTAATCATATCACTG GCCGTTACTAGTGGGAAATATCTGGACCTTTGTTTGAATATGCTCGTAAGTAATTTCATTCCACCTCCTTCTGTGACGGATGAAAAGAAGGAGGAAGTTCatttgcgggtgcatgaagccCTTCACAAGATTTCTTATCTAATTCCTCTTGCTCCCTCGAAATTAGCGCCTATACTTGCGCAGAGAATGCCTAAAATTCACATTAAGGACTCT tttatAGTGACATTGACATATGTGGATAACCTGTTGAAGTTGGAGAATAGCCCACTCGGAAAAGTTGTTGGCAGCATGATTTTTATGGTGGTGATGGAGAGGTTGCGAGATTTGGAT TTGGAAATTGGATCGGATGATATTCTCCAAGATGACTCTAATAGAGGCATGTTTGATATGGAACTTGAATATGCAGTTGAAAGCACTATGAATGAAGGAGACGAG TTTCAACTAGGGGCTTTATATCAATATACTTCACATGGAAATGTAGTCTCTGATCTGTTGGACAAATTGATGGTCCGATCTTTTAAACATCTCAAATTTTGTCAAAACTCTGGTCGGTTGGATGAG GTTTTTGAAATCCTCTTTGAGTCGTTTGAGAACTATATTCTGAACACgtgcaaaacaaaattttcacag TTTCTGATGTTCTATGCGTGCTCGCTAGATCCTGAAAATTGTGGTGTAAAATTTGCCAGTAAGCTGTTGGAGATATATCTCTCCAGCAACACAACTCGACTTAATAG GATGAGTGCAGTGTCTTATCTAGCTAGCTACTTGTCTCGTGGAAAGTTTTTGCCTCCTTCTTTTGTTGCTAGCATGTTGAAAAG ATTGGTGGACGAGTGTGCGGAATATTGCAGAACATGCAACGATGGTATGAAGCCAAAAGCACACCAAGTGTTCTATTCTGGATGTCAG GCAATCTTGTATGTCCTATGTTTCCGTATGAGATCCATCCTGGACATTCCTCGCTTTCAGTCGCTGCTTACACCATTGGAGTCGATTTTATGTCACAAACTAAACCCATTGATG GTGTGCCTTCCGTCTGTAGTTTCCGAGTTCCTTAAACAAGCGAAAACTGGTGGTCTGTTTGTTGTCTCAGAAGCCTTCAATTTCGATGACCTACAGGAGTCTGAACTCTCTCGTGCTTTTGGTGGCTTTGAAAGGCTTGACCCGTGCTTGTTGAAAAAGTCTAGCAG CTTAATCTCCCCGCACTTCAACTTATGGTCAGAGGTGAAAACGACTTATTACGACGATGATGAGGTCGTAGTGAATGAAGATGCAGAGACAGAGACTGCAGAGACTGAGGAGGACTGCGACGATGTCGATGACGTTGAACATGATAAGGAGGAGATGTCTATAACTCCTAAATACTCTTTCATGCGAGAAACAGAGAGGCTCTTAAAGATGCCTTCAAGAATCAGACCATCCACTAGTCCTCCTGAATCCTTCTTAATCTAG
- the LOC104757444 gene encoding subtilisin-like protease SBT2.1 translates to MDESYLVRFVFLLCLVSSSVFCLDDSDQNATASSAVYIVTLKDRPSVHFPGRESTSSSKQSLTACSSSQNYRTLNRSASIIRVHDSLLRKVLRNENYLKLYSYHYLINGFSAVLTQKQADRLAAREEVDNVVLDFSVEKATTHTPQFLGLPRGAWLRDGGYEYAGEGVVIGFIDTGIDPTHPSFSDKILGHTYTVPPRFTGVCEVTSGFPPGSCNRKLIGARHFAESALSRGVLNSTQDDASPFDGEGHGTHTASVAAGNHGIPVVVAGHHLGNASGMAPRAHIAVYKALYKRFGGFAADIIAAIDQAAQDGVDIINLSITPNRRPPGIATFFNPIDMALFSAVKAGIFVVQAAGNTGPAPKTMSSFSPWIFTVGATSHDRVYTNSIILGNNVTVPGVGLASGTRTMHKLILATHALSNGTTVMDAIYVGECQDSSSFDQKLVQGKILVCSYTVRFILGVSTIKQALITAKNLTAAGLVFYIDPSAAGFQMTSTPMDIPGILISSPQDSQALLRYYNSSLVRENGSGKIVGSASAARIVGGMKPTYGITAPKVMYFSARGPDPEDDSFVDADIMKPNIVAPGNAIWGAWSPLGIGTTDFQGERFAMESGTSMSAPHVTGIAALIKQKFPHFTPAAIASALSTTASLSDRKGQHIMAQRIVLNPDISQSPATPFDMGSGFVNATAALDPGLIFDIGYNEYMKFLCGINGSSPVVLNYTGESCSAYNSSLAASDLNLPSVTIAKLVGTRTVLRWVTNIATTATNETYKVGWKAPDSVSVKVSPAKFTIGNGQTRVLTVVLGAMKNVSMASFGRIGLFGDRGHVVNIPVAVIYKIAV, encoded by the exons ATGGATGAGTCTTATCTAGTGCGTTTCGTGTTTCTGCTCTGTTTGGTTTCGTCCTCCGTGTTCTGTCTGGATGACTCTGACCAAAACGCAACCGCTTCTTCTGCTGTTTACATTGTCACTCTCAAGGACCGTCCATCTGTTCATTTCCCCGGCAGAGAATCGACGAGTAGCTCCAAACAAAGCCTTACCGCTTGTTCTTCATCCCAAAATTACAGAACatt GAACCGAAGTGCTTCTATTATTAGAGTTCATGATTCGTTGTTGAGAAAAGTATTGAGAAATGAGAATTATCTTAAGCTGTACAGTTACCACTATCTCATTAATGGGTTTTCAGCTGTTCTTACCCAAAAACAG gCGGATAGACTTGCGGCTAGGGAAGAAGTGGACAATGTGGTTTTGGATTTTTCGGTTGAGAAAGCAACTACTCATACACCACAGTTCTTAGGTTTGCCTCGTGGAGCTTGGCTTCGTGATGGAGGTTATGAGTATGCAGGGGAAGGAGTAGTTATAGGGTTTATTGATACTGGAATTGATCCCACTCATCCTAGTTTTAGTGACAAAATCCTGGGGCATACATATACGGTTCCTCCTCGGTTTACTGGCGTCTGTGAAGTTACCAGTGGTTTCCCTCCCGGTTCTTGCAATAGGAAACTCATTGGAGCACGCCATTTCGCTGAGTCTGCTCTCAGTAGAGGTGTCTTGAATTCAACTCAGGACGATGCTTCACCATTTGATGGTGAAGGACATGGCAC GCACACAGCTTCTGTTGCAGCTGGTAATCATGGGATCCCGGTGGTAGTTGCCGGTCATCACCTTGGGAATGCCAGTGGGATGGCTCCTCGTGCTCA TATTGCTGTCTACAAGGCATTGTATAAGAGGTTTGGAGGATTTGCTGCAGATATCATTGCAGCCATAGATCAG gCCGCTCAAGATGGAGTTGACATAATAAACCTATCAATCACACCAAATAGACGTCCTCCTGGTATTGCTACATTCTTCAACCCGATCGATATGGCATTGTTTTCAGCTGTGAAAGCTGGGATCTTTGTAGTGCAAGCAGCTGGAAACACAGGACCAGCTCCTAAGACCATGTCTTCCTTCAGTCCATGGATCTTTACAGTAGGAGCTACATCTCATGATAGAGTATATACTAACTCGATAATCCTTGGAAATAATGTCACTGTTCCTGGAGTTGGACTCGCAT CTGGTACAAGAACAATGCACAAACTTATATTAGCTACACATGCGCTTAGCAATGGTACAACTGTTATGGATGCTATATATGTTGGGGAATGCCAAGATTCAAGTAGCTTCGATCAGAAGCTGGTGCAGGGAAAGATCCTCGTCTGCAGTTATACTGTCCGATTCATATTAGGTGTCTCAACCATTAAACAAGCCTTAATAACAGCTAAGAACTTAACAGCAGCAGGCCTTGTCTTCTATATAGATCCTTCCGCCGCTGGTTTTCAGATGACTTCAACTCCAATGGATATCCCGGGAATTCTAATCTCCTCTCCTCAAGATTCTCAG GCTTTACTACGGTACTACAATTCTTCTCTGGTGAGGGAAAATGGTTCAGGCAAAATTGTTGGATCTGCGTCAGCTGCGAGAATTGTTGGTGGCATGAAGCCTACCTATGGCATTACAGCTCCTAAGGTCATGTACTTCTCTGCTAGGGGACCTGACCCAGAAGATGATTCTTTCGTTGATGCTGATATAATGAAACCCAATATAGTAGCTCCCGGAAACGCTATATGGGGCGCTTGGAGTCCTCTCGGCATTGGTACAACTGATTTCCAAG GTGAGCGTTTCGCTATGGAATCAGGGACAAGCATGTCTGCTCCTCATGTAACAGGTATTGCGGCGCTCATCAAGCAGAAGTTCCCACATTTCACTCCTGCAGCCATTGCATCCGCACTTTCAACAACAGCTTCTCTATCAGACAGAAAGGGTCAGCATATAATGGCACAACGCATTGTCTTAAACCCTGACATTAGTCAGTCCCCTGCAACACCTTTTGATATGGGTAGCGGATTCGTCAATGCAACTGCAGCTCTTGACCCTGGTTTGATTTTCGACATAG GTTACAATGAATACATGAAGTTTCTTTGTGGCATCAACGGATCATCTCCGGTTGTTCTGAACTACACTGGTGAAAGCTGCTCGGCGTACAACTCCTCCCTCGCAGCCTCTGACCTGAACCTACCTTCAGTCACAATAGCTAAGCTCGTTGGTACTCGAACAGTCCTAAGATGGGTCACTAATATTGCAACCACGGCTACAAACGAAACATATAAAGTCGGTTGGAAGGCACCGGACTCAGTCTCCGTTAAGGTCTCACCTGCCAAGTTTACAATCGGAAACGGGCAGACACGGGTCTTGACTGTTGTCCTTGGAGCGATGAAGAATGTTTCAATGGCGAGTTTTGGGAGAATTGGCCTGTTTGGAGATAGAGGTCATGTTGTTAACATTCCGGTTGCAGTCATCTACAAGATTGCTGTCTGA